From a region of the Paenibacillus segetis genome:
- a CDS encoding alpha/beta hydrolase family protein, protein MSDLQTWIESHYSSTELPITQIASSIKPNKQDIRVQKWPVLIYCRGGIGRVGSVKTHWLEQFANYGHIIFAPSYRGTEGGEGRDEFGGQDQEDVLAGYRLLTSLPFVDANRISVMGFSRGSINATLTVVNQPQVNSCIFWSGVSDLAQTYDERIDLRKMLKRVIGGSPMKTPDSYVARSPIAMAEQIHCPVLVIHGTGDNQVNFSHGLQMRNKLQELGADVTFHPYEGLGHHFPTDIHNRAIERMYSWINQFSTSPHFADEP, encoded by the coding sequence ATGTCGGATTTGCAAACATGGATAGAATCGCACTATTCTTCAACAGAATTACCCATAACACAGATCGCGAGCTCGATTAAACCAAACAAACAAGATATCAGAGTACAAAAGTGGCCTGTGCTTATATATTGCCGTGGTGGTATTGGAAGAGTCGGAAGCGTCAAGACACATTGGCTTGAGCAGTTTGCCAATTATGGACATATCATCTTTGCTCCTTCATATCGTGGGACAGAAGGTGGTGAAGGGCGCGATGAATTCGGCGGACAAGATCAAGAGGATGTCCTTGCTGGTTATCGACTGTTAACAAGTCTACCCTTTGTTGATGCCAATAGAATATCCGTAATGGGCTTCTCGAGAGGTTCAATTAATGCGACCTTAACGGTAGTAAATCAACCTCAGGTTAACAGTTGTATCTTCTGGAGTGGTGTATCTGACTTAGCTCAAACTTATGATGAACGTATCGACTTGCGCAAAATGCTCAAACGAGTCATCGGTGGATCGCCCATGAAGACTCCAGATTCTTACGTAGCTCGTTCCCCCATTGCCATGGCTGAGCAAATCCACTGTCCTGTGCTTGTCATTCATGGAACAGGAGATAATCAAGTGAACTTCAGCCATGGATTACAAATGAGGAACAAACTCCAAGAACTTGGTGCTGATGTCACGTTCCATCCTTATGAAGGACTTGGACATCATTTCCCTACAGATATTCATAATCGAGCTATTGAGCGAATGTATTCCTGGATAAACCAGTTCTCGACATCACCTCACTTCGCTGACGAACCATAG
- a CDS encoding Ger(x)C family spore germination protein, which translates to MNSIKRHVSLLFPIILLLSLNGCWSSKEIDNLSVNVGLAMDVGEESQVEQELAEEGGGYPKKNKITSTIQLIPEQSGGKGQQPGSSAPTKFTNVTETGDSGFQIMSQFTLIKHRNIIGHHLKVIVVSTDLLQKMSLEKLLKYILRDNDIRPSCDVLISKEKARDTLLTNEPGEVPAFHLKSLIDNLAKTNKILPPMNLTKLDGIMNSKSSYMLQNVISSKGNVELSGAGIIKGKTNQYIGALSEHDVEALSWIMGTVKGGVIKTYDKSGQVLAYEIKTANTKTKSIVEGDDISFHVNIKSEGRLIENWNTSQYPTDSQYLKETTQYFEEELNNMIHKVIHKLQAEYRVDVAGFRDRLRIQHPQVWKKVKEDWDETFSKSEITYDVKLNITDYGSSAK; encoded by the coding sequence ATGAATAGCATTAAGCGCCATGTATCTTTATTATTTCCCATTATTTTATTGCTCAGCTTAAATGGGTGCTGGAGCAGTAAGGAAATTGATAATCTGAGTGTTAATGTAGGTTTAGCAATGGATGTTGGTGAAGAATCACAGGTAGAACAAGAATTAGCTGAAGAGGGGGGGGGTTATCCCAAAAAAAATAAGATTACTTCAACGATTCAACTTATACCTGAACAGAGTGGGGGGAAAGGACAACAACCGGGGAGTTCTGCTCCTACGAAGTTTACGAACGTTACGGAAACAGGAGACTCGGGCTTTCAAATCATGAGTCAGTTTACGCTGATTAAGCATCGTAATATTATTGGACATCATTTGAAAGTTATTGTGGTCTCCACAGATCTTTTACAAAAAATGAGTTTAGAAAAGTTGTTAAAATATATTTTACGTGATAACGATATCAGACCTAGTTGTGATGTACTAATAAGTAAGGAGAAAGCAAGAGATACTCTTCTTACGAATGAACCAGGAGAGGTCCCGGCATTTCATCTTAAAAGTTTGATTGATAATCTAGCTAAAACCAATAAAATATTACCACCTATGAACCTTACGAAATTAGATGGAATAATGAACTCCAAATCAAGCTATATGCTGCAAAATGTGATTTCCTCTAAAGGGAATGTTGAACTTTCTGGTGCTGGAATTATTAAAGGAAAAACGAATCAATATATTGGAGCATTAAGTGAGCACGATGTTGAAGCGTTGTCTTGGATCATGGGTACAGTCAAGGGTGGAGTAATAAAAACTTACGATAAGTCGGGACAGGTTCTAGCTTATGAAATTAAAACTGCAAACACTAAGACTAAATCCATTGTAGAGGGGGACGATATCTCTTTTCATGTGAATATCAAATCGGAAGGTCGATTAATTGAGAATTGGAATACTTCACAGTATCCCACGGATTCCCAATATTTGAAGGAAACAACACAATATTTCGAAGAAGAATTAAACAATATGATCCATAAGGTGATTCACAAGTTGCAAGCAGAATACCGTGTTGATGTTGCAGGATTCCGTGATCGATTACGAATACAACACCCTCAGGTTTGGAAAAAGGTCAAAGAGGATTGGGACGAGACTTTTAGTAAATCTGAAATTACGTACGATGTGAAATTAAATATTACAGACTATGGTTCGTCAGCGAAGTGA
- a CDS encoding spore germination protein, which yields MFVRTDEKLTTTQAIVIVSNFMLGSGILTLPRTLAEEMKTPDGWITVVLGGLIIMLVGICIVKLCQQFPGETFFQFGKKIVGSWIGHLLGILMVLYFMCLSAFEIRVMAEVTMLYLLEGTPLWAIIMFFMWIGLYLASGGINPIARLFEIILPITFVVFIFSMALSYKIFDIDNLRPVLGDGILPVIRGLKSTILVYAGYEVMLIVTAKMQQPKDGVKAMVIGTGIPIFLYIVTIIMVIGAMSIDGVVRSTWPTLDLMRSFEIAGLLFERFEFFLLVIWIMQIFSTFSICHYTASLGLSQIMNKKIKPIMYLLLPIIFLVAMLPKNVNELFEFGDFIGNISIYLVGLVSIILLLMSKVFKKGAVEQNE from the coding sequence ATGTTTGTCCGAACAGATGAAAAGCTAACAACGACACAGGCGATAGTCATCGTTAGTAACTTTATGCTGGGATCTGGGATTCTTACTCTTCCAAGAACATTAGCAGAGGAAATGAAGACTCCAGATGGTTGGATAACTGTTGTATTGGGTGGATTAATCATCATGCTCGTTGGAATATGTATCGTGAAGCTTTGTCAGCAATTTCCGGGTGAAACGTTTTTTCAATTCGGTAAAAAGATTGTGGGGAGCTGGATTGGTCATTTATTAGGGATATTGATGGTCCTATATTTTATGTGTTTATCAGCTTTTGAGATCAGAGTGATGGCTGAAGTAACCATGCTCTATTTGCTTGAAGGCACTCCGTTATGGGCGATTATTATGTTCTTCATGTGGATTGGACTATATTTAGCTTCGGGTGGAATTAATCCGATCGCTCGTTTGTTTGAGATTATATTACCGATTACATTTGTTGTGTTTATATTTTCTATGGCTTTGAGCTACAAAATATTTGATATTGATAATTTACGCCCTGTGTTAGGGGATGGAATCCTTCCTGTTATCAGAGGTTTGAAGTCAACAATTCTTGTATATGCAGGTTATGAGGTCATGCTGATTGTCACTGCGAAAATGCAACAACCTAAAGATGGTGTAAAAGCTATGGTTATAGGTACAGGTATCCCTATATTTTTGTATATAGTAACTATTATTATGGTTATTGGTGCAATGTCTATTGATGGGGTCGTTAGAAGTACTTGGCCAACACTTGATCTCATGCGAAGTTTCGAAATCGCGGGTCTACTATTTGAAAGATTTGAATTTTTCTTACTTGTAATTTGGATTATGCAAATATTTTCGACATTTTCGATCTGTCATTATACCGCCTCTTTAGGTCTGTCGCAAATTATGAATAAAAAAATTAAACCCATAATGTACCTCTTGTTACCGATCATTTTTCTTGTTGCCATGTTACCCAAAAATGTGAATGAACTTTTTGAGTTTGGTGATTTTATAGGTAATATTTCAATCTATTTGGTTGGCTTGGTCTCCATAATCCTTCTCCTCATGTCAAAAGTCTTCAAAAAGGGAGCTGTGGAGCAAAATGAATAG